A portion of the Herpetosiphon gulosus genome contains these proteins:
- the pxpB gene encoding 5-oxoprolinase subunit PxpB produces the protein MLKIELFGDSALLITAPQPTQLGLVLRNACLFGVIDVVAGLETVTVLFDLRLTNARQVRRQIQRLQLSQQTLPTPSIHRIPIRYDGVDLAEVAERCQLTINQVIELHSSAEYRVAMVGFLPGFPYLDGLPVALHLPRRTTPRAKVAAGSVAIANDQTGIYPQSSPGGWHILGTTPLRLFDSRADPPALLNAGDLVYFDPN, from the coding sequence ATGTTGAAGATTGAACTATTTGGCGATAGCGCCTTGTTGATTACCGCTCCGCAGCCTACCCAATTAGGGTTGGTGTTGCGGAATGCCTGCTTGTTTGGGGTGATTGATGTGGTTGCTGGTTTGGAAACAGTTACTGTTTTATTTGATTTGCGGTTGACCAATGCTCGCCAAGTGCGGCGGCAAATCCAGCGACTTCAATTGAGCCAACAAACTTTGCCAACTCCGAGCATCCATCGGATTCCAATTCGCTACGATGGGGTTGATTTAGCTGAGGTTGCTGAACGTTGTCAATTAACGATTAATCAAGTGATCGAGTTGCATTCAAGCGCCGAATATCGGGTGGCAATGGTCGGGTTTTTGCCAGGCTTTCCCTATCTTGATGGCTTGCCTGTGGCTTTACATTTACCTCGACGTACAACTCCCCGCGCTAAAGTTGCCGCTGGCTCAGTGGCGATTGCCAACGATCAGACGGGTATTTATCCCCAAAGCTCGCCTGGTGGCTGGCATATACTTGGCACAACCCCGCTACGATTGTTTGACTCACGGGCCGATCCGCCAGCGCTGTTGAACGCAGGCGATTTGGTTTATTTTGATCCCAATTAA
- a CDS encoding thiolase family protein has translation MAEAVLIDAVRTPIGRQQGSLRDVRPDVLYAHVLNTLIERTGIDPNLIEDVVTGCVTNTGEQGANIGRLGVMLSNLPITVPAVTLNRMCGSAQQAIHFAAQAIAAGDAHYAIAGGVESMSRVPMFSDVTGNFATFNPAINEKYQLVHQGESAELIADKYQLSRTELDDWSFESHQRAAAATKAGWFSSQLAPIVGSDKTGNPHELIYDEGIRFEADRAKMGTLKTVFRTDGVVTAANASQISDGAAVVLIGEREQALADGFKPRAKFRARVVAAGDPRMQLLEVIPATHKALAKAGLSINDLDLVEINEAFASVVLAWLREFKLDPSRVNPNGGAIAHGHPLGATGAVLMSKMLNELERRDAQFGLQVMCIGHGQATATIIERV, from the coding sequence ATGGCTGAAGCAGTGTTAATTGATGCCGTTCGCACGCCGATTGGTCGCCAACAAGGCAGCCTACGCGATGTGCGCCCCGATGTTTTATATGCCCATGTGCTCAACACTTTAATCGAACGCACTGGGATTGATCCAAACCTGATTGAAGATGTGGTTACTGGTTGTGTGACCAATACTGGTGAGCAAGGCGCAAATATTGGCCGCTTGGGCGTGATGCTCTCTAATTTGCCAATTACAGTTCCCGCAGTAACCCTCAACCGAATGTGTGGCTCAGCCCAACAGGCGATTCATTTCGCGGCGCAGGCAATTGCCGCAGGCGATGCGCACTACGCGATCGCTGGCGGGGTTGAATCGATGAGCCGTGTGCCGATGTTTAGTGATGTGACTGGCAATTTTGCCACATTCAATCCTGCGATCAACGAAAAATACCAACTGGTGCATCAAGGCGAATCAGCCGAACTGATCGCCGACAAATATCAATTATCACGCACCGAGCTTGATGATTGGAGCTTTGAGAGCCATCAACGCGCCGCCGCCGCAACCAAGGCTGGTTGGTTCAGCAGCCAACTCGCGCCAATTGTTGGCAGCGATAAAACCGGTAATCCCCACGAATTAATCTACGATGAAGGCATTCGCTTCGAGGCTGATCGGGCCAAGATGGGCACGCTCAAAACGGTGTTTCGTACCGATGGCGTGGTCACTGCCGCCAATGCCAGCCAAATTTCCGATGGCGCAGCGGTGGTATTAATTGGTGAGCGCGAACAAGCCCTCGCCGATGGCTTCAAGCCCCGTGCCAAATTCCGTGCGCGGGTGGTTGCCGCTGGCGATCCGCGCATGCAGTTACTCGAAGTGATTCCTGCGACGCATAAAGCCTTGGCCAAGGCTGGCTTGAGCATCAACGATCTTGATCTGGTCGAAATCAACGAGGCTTTTGCTTCGGTGGTGTTGGCATGGTTGCGTGAATTTAAGCTTGATCCTAGCCGCGTGAATCCTAACGGCGGCGCGATTGCCCATGGTCACCCATTAGGCGCAACTGGTGCAGTATTGATGAGCAAAATGCTCAACGAACTCGAACGTCGTGATGCCCAATTTGGCCTGCAAGTGATGTGTATCGGCCACGGTCAAGCGACTGCCACAATTATTGAACGGGTATAA
- a CDS encoding 3-hydroxyacyl-CoA dehydrogenase, with product MEIQSLSVVVTGGASGLGGATVRRLHSAGAKVVIADRNVEVGEALAKELGSNARFVACDVTDETSLAAAFDQAIATNGCLQAVISCAGVGSAEKILGRNGVHSLELFNRVLQVNLNGVFNALRLGAERMSQNEPNAAGERGVIINTASIAAFDGQVGQVAYSASKGAIVGLTLPAARELARHGIRVMTIAPGTFDTPLLAGLPEPARQTLAAQVPFPPRLGDPAEFAMLAQHILENPMLNGETIRLDGALRMGYK from the coding sequence ATGGAAATTCAAAGTTTGAGTGTGGTGGTAACTGGTGGAGCTTCGGGCTTGGGCGGCGCAACCGTGCGCCGCTTGCATAGTGCTGGAGCCAAGGTTGTGATTGCTGATCGCAATGTTGAGGTTGGCGAGGCGCTTGCTAAAGAATTAGGCTCAAATGCTCGATTTGTAGCGTGTGATGTAACCGATGAAACGTCACTGGCTGCTGCATTTGATCAAGCGATTGCCACCAATGGGTGTTTGCAAGCGGTGATTAGCTGTGCAGGCGTTGGCAGTGCCGAGAAAATTCTGGGCCGCAATGGTGTGCATAGCCTTGAACTTTTCAATCGGGTGCTCCAAGTTAACTTAAATGGAGTGTTTAATGCCTTGCGTTTGGGTGCTGAACGCATGAGCCAAAATGAGCCAAATGCCGCTGGCGAACGCGGTGTCATTATCAACACCGCCTCGATTGCTGCCTTCGATGGCCAAGTTGGTCAAGTCGCCTATAGTGCCTCGAAAGGGGCAATTGTTGGGCTAACCCTGCCTGCTGCCCGCGAATTGGCACGGCATGGCATTCGGGTGATGACGATTGCCCCAGGCACATTTGACACGCCGTTGTTGGCAGGTTTGCCCGAACCGGCCCGCCAAACCCTGGCCGCGCAAGTGCCCTTCCCGCCACGTTTGGGCGATCCGGCGGAGTTCGCAATGCTGGCCCAGCATATTCTCGAAAATCCCATGTTAAATGGTGAGACTATTCGTTTGGATGGGGCATTACGCATGGGCTATAAGTAA
- a CDS encoding glycosyltransferase family 1 protein, translated as MRIGISGTFWAEPMVGSGQYLHHLIEHLPHVGPQHEYVLFLPAYTQAEIPQIPHIAVDRVPTPFDKLHPKLAKLWYEQIELPRAALRLAVDLLHVPYYAPPRRQLVPTVVTVHDIIPLILPEYRGSLAMRAYTALATSAVRRCRQLVAVSDHTRDDIIDVLKVNALHVHTIYEGVAPDYQPQTDEQISQTLQRFNLNQPYFYYIGGFDVRKNLTTLLRAFGRVRRRIEQPIKLVIAGSRPKANSPFFPALETTILDEDLAADIIFTGRVTNAENAALFAGASAFVWPSTYEGFGLPPLEAMSCGTPVISSNTSSMPEIVGEAGILLPPHDTEAWAMAMLRMLNDAELNNEYRQRGLQRASQFNWQHFATQMLKVYEKA; from the coding sequence GTGCGGATTGGGATTAGTGGCACATTTTGGGCTGAACCAATGGTGGGCAGCGGCCAGTATTTACATCATTTAATTGAACATTTGCCGCATGTAGGCCCACAGCACGAATATGTGCTTTTTTTGCCAGCCTATACCCAAGCCGAAATTCCCCAAATTCCGCATATTGCGGTCGATCGCGTGCCTACCCCGTTTGATAAGCTGCATCCTAAATTAGCCAAACTTTGGTATGAGCAAATTGAGTTACCACGCGCCGCCTTGCGCTTAGCCGTTGATTTGTTGCATGTGCCCTATTATGCGCCGCCCCGTCGTCAATTAGTGCCGACAGTGGTAACAGTCCACGATATTATTCCATTAATTTTGCCTGAATATCGTGGCTCGTTGGCGATGCGAGCCTATACTGCCCTAGCGACAAGTGCTGTGCGCCGTTGTCGTCAATTAGTGGCGGTCTCTGACCATACCCGCGATGATATTATTGATGTGTTGAAAGTCAATGCATTACACGTACACACAATCTACGAAGGCGTTGCACCTGATTATCAACCGCAGACAGATGAACAGATTAGCCAAACCTTGCAACGCTTTAATCTTAATCAGCCCTATTTTTATTATATTGGCGGCTTTGATGTACGCAAAAATCTTACCACGCTATTACGGGCATTTGGGCGTGTACGTCGCCGAATTGAGCAACCGATTAAATTAGTGATTGCTGGAAGCCGTCCTAAGGCCAATTCGCCATTTTTTCCTGCTTTGGAAACCACCATTCTTGATGAAGATTTAGCTGCCGATATTATTTTCACTGGGCGCGTAACCAATGCTGAAAACGCCGCGCTATTTGCGGGAGCTAGTGCATTTGTTTGGCCTTCAACCTATGAAGGTTTTGGCTTGCCACCATTAGAAGCGATGAGTTGTGGTACACCAGTGATTTCTTCGAATACCAGCAGCATGCCCGAAATTGTTGGCGAGGCTGGAATTTTGCTGCCGCCACACGATACCGAGGCTTGGGCTATGGCAATGTTGCGCATGTTAAATGATGCTGAATTAAATAACGAATATCGCCAACGTGGTTTGCAACGAGCAAGCCAATTTAATTGGCAACACTTTGCGACTCAGATGCTTAAGGTTTATGAGAAAGCCTAG
- a CDS encoding SH3 domain-containing protein, producing MQDAKSSNDLVQEDHDLQDFQQRAVNNENSLLRTTSLRQRVNARSVSALRAVPSYLRKAPRRYLLHLMVLSLLPVGLVVNKDATKPQVDTALLVSASPTAERQVRPALGLMTMTHRNEPAPLTALNDSEATPDPGVGDGPISSPDFDDSLVIPVGRPVNNTPNYPESVVNGDIANLRNGPSTEFDRLDKLDSGTKVTVLARHADWVQVRTEGGQEGWLAADLLDLEQSVIDALPDAQNIPTPPPAKVGKITQDNLNLRDGPGTDYISMKKLGIDSQVSLLARYQGWYQIETGEGNVGWVSAEFLNLEAGVAERIAEAESIPSANPDLVGWATDEGVNLRSGPSTKFDSLGKLSKGAELTLLARYKEWVKVQTAKGTKGWISQDLVDVSNFVFRRVPFTTNVPSLPVAPAAPKKSTPSQPAGGGGGGGGTASGDVASMAWAYVGYNYRWGGESPSSGFDCSGLTKYLYRQVGVSLPHSAAGQYSSAYGTFIGSMSNLQPGDLLFYAGTAGPGITHVGIYVGGGVMVNAMTPASGVGAVSIYSSYWLNHYYGALRPYR from the coding sequence ATGCAAGATGCTAAGTCCTCGAATGATCTGGTCCAAGAAGATCATGATCTACAAGACTTCCAGCAGCGGGCTGTGAACAACGAAAATTCGCTTTTACGAACGACCAGTTTACGCCAGCGCGTTAACGCCCGTTCTGTTTCTGCACTTCGTGCGGTTCCATCGTACCTGCGCAAAGCTCCACGGCGCTACCTACTCCATCTCATGGTGCTTTCGCTCTTACCAGTTGGTTTAGTTGTCAACAAAGATGCTACTAAACCTCAGGTAGATACTGCACTCTTAGTCAGCGCATCGCCAACTGCTGAACGCCAAGTTCGGCCAGCACTCGGCTTGATGACCATGACCCACCGCAACGAACCAGCTCCGTTGACGGCTCTGAATGATTCAGAAGCTACGCCTGATCCAGGTGTTGGCGATGGGCCAATTAGCAGTCCCGATTTCGATGATTCGTTGGTGATTCCAGTAGGCCGCCCAGTCAACAATACTCCGAACTATCCCGAATCAGTAGTAAACGGCGATATTGCCAACTTGCGCAATGGCCCAAGCACTGAATTCGATCGCCTAGATAAATTAGATTCTGGCACCAAGGTAACCGTTTTGGCACGCCACGCCGATTGGGTGCAAGTACGCACCGAGGGCGGCCAAGAAGGTTGGCTCGCCGCTGATTTGCTTGATTTAGAGCAATCGGTAATCGATGCCTTGCCTGATGCCCAAAATATTCCAACCCCACCACCAGCCAAAGTGGGCAAAATCACCCAAGATAATTTGAACTTGCGTGACGGCCCTGGCACTGACTACATCAGCATGAAAAAGCTGGGGATTGATAGCCAAGTTTCGTTATTGGCCCGCTATCAAGGCTGGTATCAAATTGAAACTGGCGAAGGCAATGTGGGTTGGGTTTCAGCCGAATTCTTGAATCTTGAAGCTGGTGTTGCCGAACGCATCGCCGAAGCTGAATCGATTCCATCAGCCAACCCTGATTTGGTTGGTTGGGCAACTGATGAAGGCGTAAACTTGCGCTCTGGCCCAAGCACCAAATTCGATTCATTGGGCAAGCTGAGCAAAGGTGCTGAATTAACCTTATTGGCTCGTTACAAAGAATGGGTCAAGGTTCAAACTGCCAAAGGCACCAAAGGCTGGATCTCACAAGATTTAGTTGATGTCAGCAACTTTGTGTTCCGACGTGTACCATTCACGACCAATGTGCCTTCATTGCCAGTTGCACCAGCTGCCCCCAAAAAGAGCACCCCTAGCCAACCAGCTGGTGGCGGTGGCGGCGGTGGTGGCACTGCTAGCGGCGACGTTGCTTCGATGGCTTGGGCCTATGTTGGCTACAATTATCGCTGGGGTGGCGAAAGCCCAAGCAGTGGCTTCGATTGCAGCGGCTTGACCAAGTATTTGTATCGTCAAGTTGGGGTCAGCTTGCCCCACAGCGCCGCTGGCCAATATAGCAGCGCTTATGGCACCTTCATCGGAAGCATGAGCAACTTGCAACCAGGCGACCTGTTGTTCTATGCTGGCACTGCTGGCCCTGGCATCACCCACGTAGGCATCTACGTTGGCGGCGGTGTGATGGTCAATGCGATGACTCCCGCTTCGGGCGTTGGTGCAGTCAGCATCTATAGCAGCTACTGGCTCAATCACTATTACGGCGCGTTGCGGCCTTATCGCTAG
- a CDS encoding DUF4230 domain-containing protein — protein MRIRTMLMLVLVLALIGVVGYAFLSPSLGFDGIMAQPTSTIKPGMTVLQAIKRQAKLSTLSMNFSKDTTIIREHGILGACTEEITYLGYFNVQAGIDLSKISEERLIVSNDGYPDQATVEIVLPDAELLSNELDTQNSRIIAQDTPKWLPGCSHEIADMTVEAQNTLREQVRQDALEKGILSQSQQQASEELGRLLTDVGYKNITIRASNGSVLYTTKSQ, from the coding sequence ATGCGAATTCGGACGATGCTTATGCTGGTGTTGGTGTTGGCGCTGATCGGTGTAGTTGGCTATGCATTTTTATCACCATCGCTCGGTTTTGACGGAATCATGGCTCAACCAACCTCAACGATTAAGCCAGGTATGACGGTACTCCAAGCAATCAAACGCCAGGCCAAGCTCTCAACGCTCTCAATGAATTTCTCTAAAGACACCACGATTATTCGTGAGCATGGAATTTTGGGGGCTTGCACCGAAGAAATTACCTATTTGGGCTATTTCAATGTGCAGGCGGGGATTGATTTGAGCAAAATTAGCGAAGAACGTCTGATTGTGAGCAATGATGGCTACCCTGACCAAGCCACCGTCGAAATCGTTTTGCCCGATGCTGAATTGCTGAGCAACGAGCTTGATACCCAAAACAGCCGAATTATTGCCCAAGATACGCCCAAATGGCTGCCTGGCTGTTCACATGAAATTGCCGACATGACGGTGGAAGCCCAAAACACCTTGCGCGAACAAGTGCGCCAAGATGCGCTCGAAAAAGGCATTCTCTCGCAATCGCAGCAACAAGCTAGTGAAGAACTTGGGCGTTTGTTAACTGATGTTGGCTATAAAAATATTACGATTCGCGCCTCGAATGGCTCCGTGCTCTACACAACCAAGTCGCAATAA
- a CDS encoding mechanosensitive ion channel family protein, with protein sequence MDWNLWSEQAQDFAIRVLPRVLAAIVVLLTLRYGIRLANGATNRVLKRVELPSEAENLILRLVRILVIVAGLVIVLLVMGWGQLALSFVAGLGVSGLIIGFALQDITKNLAAGILLLFQRPFRVGDRILVGNDEGTVTDIAVRATTMRTADGREVMVPNATIYTGTITNLTRYVQRRHSVELTLKRDVDFAPVVQGLAELARTTEHVLEKPAAEVLITAVKADGLIVETRFWLPSKGVDSNVVRSNLAGRLRAKALAEDWLA encoded by the coding sequence ATGGATTGGAATTTGTGGTCGGAACAAGCGCAGGATTTTGCGATTCGGGTGCTGCCACGAGTTTTAGCGGCAATTGTGGTGCTCTTGACGTTGCGCTATGGCATTCGGCTGGCCAATGGCGCAACCAACCGCGTATTAAAACGAGTGGAATTACCCAGCGAAGCCGAAAACCTAATTTTACGCTTAGTACGAATTTTGGTGATTGTCGCCGGTTTGGTGATTGTGCTGCTGGTCATGGGCTGGGGCCAACTGGCGCTTTCGTTTGTAGCAGGCTTGGGTGTAAGTGGCTTGATCATTGGTTTTGCCTTGCAAGACATCACCAAAAACTTAGCCGCTGGGATTTTGTTGCTGTTCCAGCGCCCGTTTCGGGTGGGCGACCGCATTTTAGTTGGCAATGATGAGGGCACGGTGACCGATATTGCGGTGCGAGCCACGACCATGCGCACTGCCGATGGTCGCGAAGTGATGGTGCCGAATGCTACGATTTACACCGGCACTATTACCAATTTGACGCGCTATGTGCAGCGTCGCCATAGCGTTGAACTGACCCTCAAACGCGATGTCGATTTTGCCCCAGTGGTGCAGGGCTTAGCTGAATTGGCTCGGACAACCGAGCATGTGTTGGAAAAACCTGCTGCCGAAGTGCTAATCACCGCCGTCAAAGCTGATGGCTTGATTGTCGAAACCCGTTTTTGGTTGCCATCCAAAGGTGTAGATAGCAACGTAGTACGCTCGAATTTGGCTGGTCGCTTGCGAGCTAAAGCATTGGCTGAGGATTGGCTGGCATGA
- the pxpA gene encoding 5-oxoprolinase subunit PxpA, whose product MIIDLNADLGEGSDFDAELMPLLSSCNIACGGHAGDEASMRTALQLAQQHDVCIGAHPSYPDRAQFGRVVIELEPSQLQASLTAQITQLQRLATEQGTKVRYVKPHGALYNQAAIDSDLAQLLIATIQNIDPSLGLMGLAGSSLLEQAAAAGLQTIAEGFIDRAYEIDGRLRSRSLAGAVHHEPNVALQQALALAKGMPFPSYTKLPIRLTVQSLCLHSDTPQALAFAQAVRTALVAEAITIQAAC is encoded by the coding sequence ATGATCATCGATCTCAACGCCGATTTGGGCGAAGGTAGCGATTTTGATGCTGAATTAATGCCGCTGCTTTCGTCGTGCAATATTGCTTGTGGCGGCCATGCTGGCGACGAAGCAAGCATGCGAACTGCCTTGCAATTGGCTCAGCAACACGATGTTTGTATCGGGGCACACCCAAGCTACCCTGATCGGGCGCAGTTTGGGCGAGTGGTGATTGAACTTGAACCAAGCCAACTGCAGGCTAGCTTAACCGCGCAAATTACGCAGTTACAACGTTTGGCGACTGAGCAAGGGACTAAGGTACGCTATGTTAAACCCCATGGAGCTTTATATAATCAGGCTGCGATTGATTCCGATTTAGCCCAACTGCTGATTGCGACGATCCAAAACATCGACCCAAGCCTTGGATTGATGGGTTTGGCGGGTAGCTCGTTGCTCGAACAAGCGGCAGCGGCAGGCTTGCAGACAATCGCCGAAGGCTTTATCGACCGAGCTTACGAAATTGATGGTCGCTTGCGGTCGCGCAGCTTGGCTGGAGCTGTGCACCATGAGCCGAATGTGGCACTCCAACAGGCTTTAGCGCTTGCCAAAGGCATGCCATTTCCAAGTTATACTAAACTACCAATTCGGTTAACCGTGCAAAGTTTGTGTTTGCATAGCGATACCCCGCAAGCACTGGCTTTTGCCCAAGCTGTTCGTACTGCGCTAGTAGCTGAAGCTATTACGATTCAGGCGGCCTGCTGA
- a CDS encoding adenine phosphoribosyltransferase gives MSLDLTQFVRNIPDFPIPGVQFKDITPLLGNAQAFDAAIEHFAQRYANQQLQAIVGIESRGFIFGAPLALRLGIGFVPIRKPGKLPAQTIGVDYSLEYGTNRLEIHNDALQAGDRVVVVDDLLATGGTVVAACDLLNQLGAEMVEAAFLIELTFLGGREKLGNRPFYAQIQY, from the coding sequence ATGAGCCTCGATTTAACCCAGTTTGTTCGCAATATCCCCGATTTTCCAATTCCTGGGGTTCAGTTTAAAGATATTACGCCGTTGTTGGGCAATGCTCAAGCTTTCGATGCAGCGATTGAGCACTTTGCTCAGCGCTATGCCAACCAACAATTACAAGCGATTGTCGGGATTGAATCACGTGGTTTTATTTTTGGTGCGCCTTTGGCATTACGCTTGGGGATTGGCTTTGTGCCAATTCGCAAGCCAGGCAAATTGCCAGCCCAAACCATCGGCGTAGATTATAGCTTGGAATATGGTACCAATCGCTTGGAAATTCATAACGATGCCTTGCAAGCTGGCGATCGGGTTGTAGTTGTCGATGATCTCTTGGCAACTGGGGGAACCGTGGTCGCGGCCTGCGATTTGCTCAACCAACTCGGGGCTGAGATGGTTGAGGCAGCTTTTTTAATTGAATTGACCTTTTTAGGTGGGCGCGAAAAACTTGGCAATCGGCCATTTTACGCCCAAATTCAATACTAA
- a CDS encoding ATP-binding protein, translating into MSTGTFQVDFEHLIRLLAENLYSDPHVAIRELIQNASDSCVRRLAQHGVFQPAIHVRIDPTKRLLVVEDNGTGMARDDVVRYLATIGASQTRQVKFSTADQNAAQMLIGQFGIGFLSTFVIGHQVTVDTLAEGSEQAVLWRSQGSADYSLELGTRQQIGTTVTIELEPAFYNLLDETTLRATIIRYADFIQFPVYLGDDARPINRMHAPWHLDASEHEYIDYVKHRYGVVPLAVEPITIKQQQAECVGVLAIMPLQANLAIRPRSLDVFQRRMYVCQDLQLLPDWATFICGIIDAPLLELVASREGFMIERPNYRALREALVEAVRSFLIRLAQREPATFVQVVKQYNSGIKQAAVNDSQFFAAVADLLTFESDIGPITLTRYLERIPVRGADERTIFYVLNDLPPSAQQRAIVGARGVPVLHINSIEEKFLKKYCSLRHGVSFQPLTAGIAELIEAETDQQWRKLEQHCEQLGMQVYAVRFEPSHLTALAMRSSDYKREQVVDSLLKGSGSLLSFVQSVGRNRSDDYVLCVNTLNPLIQQLRDGQLSDPTWATVVRALWGYALLSSGVELTPELGEAVQKAQTSLLELALAQR; encoded by the coding sequence ATGAGTACTGGAACATTTCAAGTTGATTTTGAACATCTGATTCGTTTGTTGGCCGAGAATTTGTATAGCGATCCACACGTTGCGATTCGTGAGTTAATTCAGAATGCCAGCGATTCGTGTGTGCGGCGTTTGGCCCAACACGGCGTTTTTCAGCCAGCAATTCATGTGCGAATCGACCCAACCAAGCGTTTGTTGGTGGTTGAAGATAATGGCACGGGCATGGCTCGCGATGATGTCGTGCGCTATTTGGCGACGATTGGCGCTAGCCAAACCCGCCAGGTCAAATTTTCAACCGCCGATCAAAACGCCGCGCAGATGTTGATTGGTCAATTTGGGATTGGCTTTCTCTCCACCTTTGTGATTGGACATCAAGTAACGGTTGATACCTTGGCTGAAGGCAGTGAGCAAGCGGTGTTGTGGCGTTCGCAGGGCAGCGCCGATTATAGCCTTGAATTGGGCACACGCCAGCAGATTGGCACAACTGTTACGATTGAATTAGAGCCAGCTTTCTATAATTTGCTCGATGAAACGACGCTTCGTGCCACAATCATTCGTTATGCCGATTTCATTCAATTTCCGGTCTACCTCGGCGACGATGCTCGCCCGATCAACCGCATGCATGCTCCTTGGCATTTGGATGCTTCGGAGCACGAATATATTGACTATGTGAAGCATCGTTATGGGGTCGTGCCCTTGGCAGTCGAGCCAATCACGATTAAGCAGCAGCAAGCTGAATGCGTTGGGGTTTTGGCAATTATGCCGTTGCAGGCCAATTTAGCCATTCGCCCGCGCAGCCTTGATGTGTTTCAGCGGCGCATGTATGTTTGCCAAGATTTGCAATTGCTGCCCGATTGGGCCACCTTTATCTGTGGGATTATCGATGCGCCATTGCTGGAGTTAGTTGCCAGCCGTGAAGGCTTTATGATCGAACGCCCTAACTATCGTGCTTTACGAGAAGCCTTGGTTGAGGCGGTGCGCTCGTTCTTAATTCGCTTGGCCCAGCGTGAGCCAGCGACCTTTGTGCAGGTGGTCAAACAATATAATAGTGGCATCAAACAGGCGGCAGTCAACGATAGTCAATTTTTTGCTGCGGTCGCCGATTTGCTGACCTTCGAGAGCGATATTGGCCCGATTACCCTAACGCGCTATCTTGAGCGAATTCCAGTTCGTGGGGCCGACGAACGGACAATTTTTTATGTGCTGAATGATTTGCCCCCAAGCGCTCAACAACGGGCAATTGTGGGTGCACGCGGTGTACCAGTGTTGCATATTAATTCAATCGAAGAAAAATTCTTGAAAAAATATTGTAGCCTGCGCCATGGCGTAAGTTTTCAGCCGCTCACCGCTGGCATCGCCGAGTTGATCGAAGCTGAAACCGACCAGCAATGGCGAAAATTAGAGCAACACTGCGAACAATTGGGCATGCAGGTTTATGCGGTGCGCTTCGAGCCAAGCCATTTGACGGCCTTAGCCATGCGCTCTAGCGATTATAAACGTGAACAAGTTGTGGATAGCCTGTTGAAAGGTAGTGGAAGTTTGCTCAGTTTTGTGCAATCGGTCGGGCGCAATCGTAGCGATGATTATGTTTTATGCGTCAACACGCTCAACCCATTAATTCAGCAACTGCGCGATGGCCAACTCAGCGACCCAACCTGGGCTACGGTTGTCCGAGCTTTATGGGGTTATGCCTTGCTTTCCAGCGGGGTTGAACTCACGCCCGAACTGGGTGAGGCGGTGCAAAAAGCCCAAACTTCGCTGCTCGAACTGGCACTGGCTCAACGCTAA